The Elusimicrobiales bacterium DNA segment TTTTTATTGAGGGCCAACAGTGATACTCTCAGCCCACCAGCCGCAATTCATGCCCTGGACGGGATATTTTGACAAAATGCGCTCCTGCGGCGTATTCGTGCTGCTGGACGATGTGCAGTTCAAGAAAAACGAGTGGCAGAACCGCAACCGTATCCTGACGCCGCAGGGGCCGCAATGGCTTACAGTCCCCGTGATTCACGAATCCGGCGCGTGGATAAGCCGCGTCAGGATCAACAATTCCAGCGACTGGAAGCGCAAGCATTTGAAAACGCTGGTCCAGAATTACGGGAATACGGATTACTTCGCGCGGATAATGGCGGAGGTGGAAAAAATATACTCGCAGGACTTCGA contains these protein-coding regions:
- a CDS encoding WbqC family protein; its protein translation is MILSAHQPQFMPWTGYFDKMRSCGVFVLLDDVQFKKNEWQNRNRILTPQGPQWLTVPVIHESGAWISRVRINNSSDWKRKHLKTLVQNYGNTDYFARIMAEVEKIYSQDFEYLSRINTASVLSLAGMLGVKTRTEMLSANPVEGAASMRLVNLCRKFGADTYLAGAGGKEYMDMKLFSDAGIKVEFQNYAPPAYRQSGGEFVPGLSALDLLFHSGGSLP